Below is a genomic region from Erigeron canadensis isolate Cc75 chromosome 7, C_canadensis_v1, whole genome shotgun sequence.
GCATTGCTTGTGTTTGTATAGAACGACCGCCAAACAAGCCGCCATTGGATTGGCCTACGCGTAAACTGATTGCATTAGGGTCGGCTAGAGGACTTTCATATTTGCATGATCATTGTGATCCGAAGATCATTCATCGTGATGTTAGAGCGGATAATATTATGTTGGATGAGGAGTTTGAGGCTGTTGTTGGAGGTTTTGGTTTGGCTATACTAATGGACTGCAATGATACAGATGTCACGACAACTGTACATGGCACCCTCGGGTGTATTGCACCCGAGTATCTCTCAACTGGAAAAGCATCAGAAAAAACAGATGTTTTTGGGTACGGGATCATGCTTTTGCAACTCATTACTGGACAAAGATTTTTCGATCTTCGACCTGATAACGATAATGACATCATGCTACTGGATTGGGTATGCATTTCTGGTCACTTTCTTCTTTGGTTTCAAGTATGCATTTGCGTTCATTTGTTATAATgagttttttattcttttctgcTTTAGATGAACGGACACTTTAAAGAGAAGATATTGGAAATGCTAGTTGATCCCGATTTGAAAACCAATTATGTAGTGACGGAGGTGGAACAGCTAATTCAGGTGGCATTGCAATGTACACAAGGCTCACCATTGGAGCGGCCAAAGATGTCAGATGTCGTAAGAATGTTGGGAGGTGATAGGCTGGGAGAAAGATGGGACGAGTGGCAGAATGAGGAACTTCTACAATCTCTACAACCTACAAGCACTGATTGGATTATTTATGACTCAATTAGTAACCTGCGACCCCTCGAATTATCTGGGCCTAGGTGATTATAGTCTTGAAGAAATGATCTTGTTGTAATTGGGTTATCTAAACCTCTTGGCACATATGACTAACAGTATCAAGACAACTAATTAGCTGCTCATTACGGCGCGTTGTTGCATTCAATTTTGGTATGCATTTAGCAAGGTATATTGAGTACATTTTTGGCTTGATTATGTTTAATCCAGAATTTATTTTAGTATGATTAACttcttctgttttttttttttttttttcttcttcctgaTACAACATTGATATATAGTATTATCTTTTATGTCGCATAAATCATCAAAAGTTCATAATACAACAATAAATATCAAAACTTCATAGCTGATTATCATTGTTTATTTAGTTTGGTGTACgttcatattattttttgtatcCAAGTATgttttggtttcatttttaaaattttgatactTTGTTAGccaccttttttattttctaatatcTAAACGGATATATGTTGGGCCCTTTATAAGTTTTTGGATACCATgggcaaaatgttaaatattttct
It encodes:
- the LOC122606690 gene encoding somatic embryogenesis receptor kinase 1-like, whose amino-acid sequence is MDFPNDERWRRRRPQEFFFDVPAVEDPEAHLGQLKWFSFKELQVATDNFSNRHVLGRGGLYNVYKGRLANGSLAAVKRMKEEQTQDGELQFQMEVAMVSMAVHPNLLRLTGYCMTPTERLLVYPYMANGSVASHLRERPPNKPPLDWPTRKLIALGSARGLSYLHDHCDPKIIHRDVRADNIMLDEEFEAVVGGFGLAILMDCNDTDVTTTVHGTLGCIAPEYLSTGKASEKTDVFGYGIMLLQLITGQRFFDLRPDNDNDIMLLDWMNGHFKEKILEMLVDPDLKTNYVVTEVEQLIQVALQCTQGSPLERPKMSDVVRMLGGDRLGERWDEWQNEELLQSLQPTSTDWIIYDSISNLRPLELSGPR